The nucleotide window TCTCACCTCTTCTACTTGCTACTCACCTCAGATAACCACACTTCATCTCAGAGGCCGGCGAGGCTGGGCAGTCACCTGACCCCCTCGCCAGCTCACATTCCCTTCAAGGACCCCATCTCCTGGACACCTAGGGGAGAAGGACCCCAGGGGTTGGGGCCCCGATGCAaattaagacacacacacatgtgttttatgtgctgtgtgtgtgcatgtgtgaactgtgtgttgtgtgtgcactgtgtgttgtgtgtgtgtgcactgtgtgtgttgtgtgtgcatgtgtgcactgttgtgtgtttgtgtactgtgtgtgttgtgtgtgaatgtgtgtgtactgtgtgttgtgcgtgcatgcgtgtactatgtgtgcatgtgtgcactgttgtgtgtttgtgtactgtgtgtgttgtgtgtgaatgtgtgtgttgtgtgtgaatgtgtgtgttgtgtgtgtactgtgtgtgttgtgtgtgaatgtgtatattgtgtgtattgtgtgtgcgctgtgtgtgttttatgtgtgtgggtgtgctgtgtgctgtgtgtttgtgtactgtgtgttgtgtgtgtgtgttctgtgtgtggtgtaacacacacacaaatcatggGACGCAGTGCAGTGAATCTTGTGCTCCAACAGAGCTCAAACCTGTCTTTTCCTCCCACCCCAGAACTCTCCCAGTCGGTAATTCGGTTGGAGAGGTCTATTTTTCTTCAGGAGATGGTAAGGATGGAGTGACTGGCAGATTAAATAATCCCAACCCTTAGACGAGACGCCAACTCCTATGTACAGCACCTGCCTCAGCCCTGTATTCTATCGAGTGTAAAAGAATGGATCCACGCACTAAATGCAGCCCTCACAGAATCTGAAGTGCAGAAGAGTTCCGGTGCAGCCTCATCAGAAAAGCAGAACGCATAATAAGAGCACCAAGCTTCCCCCAGAGCATGAGAGAGGCTGCAAACAGCTTGGTGTGATTATTTCACCATGGTCCGTACTGAGGCATAGGCAGGTAGACAATATTCATGTAACAAAATCGATGATATGTCTTAGGCTTTCTCTATACCACCAGGAAGAAATTGGCAGAGAGGGAAAAGAATCCACTTAGTTGGAAATCATTCATCCTTATTTCCAGACCAGATCTTACAAGCGAATCCAGTCTCTGAAATCGGGGTAAATCGCAGGATTTTGTTTTCACTCTGACCTTTGGAATCTGGCTCATTAAGGCTGGGTCTGTGAGCCCAGTGGACCATCCTCGTACTAAACTGACCTACTAGAAGCCAGCCAGTTCAGCTAGACAACCAGCTACTAATCAGCCAGTGTCTGGTTAATTTTCACTGCTCATGAGTTTCCACAGTTTTCAACAGCCTGCATGCAGGTGCTGAAGGGAacttttgcctttctctttgtcCTGCCTGGCGGGGACAGGAAGAACAGCCTTCCGTGGGAAACACAGATGAGATTCAGTGACCGTAAGTGAGCCCCAAGGCCGTGGCCTCCCTGCCAAGCCACTGGCAGAGGGCATAGCCAGGGACTGCCCCGCTACACCAGGTACCCCTTCAGTCTCTCCGCTGGGGCTGGAACAGAATGTGGAGATGTGGGGGGCATTAGTGACATGGTGCCATCAGTGGAGATTGGGGATCGTAAAAAGAAGACACCCCAATTCCCCCACAAGTCCTGCCTGTGGTCTCCGGGTATACAGGAAGGACACTCTGCGGGGTAACCGTGTGTTGAGGATATACTTTGGCTGTCTCCCCTGGCAGGGTCATTGGAGGAAGAGCTCATCACTCAGTAAACAGAGAAGGGAGATGCTTATACTTAATAAGCCATTGCAAATGGAAAAAGCAGGCTCCTACCCAACGAGATTCTCTCTGAAAACAAATGGCTTGGATCCAAACACCACAAAGCCCTTCCAGAAGGCCTTCAGCCCCAGTAACCCCAGGACGTAATCCCCCCGCATCTTCTCTTTCACACAGAAGCAGCTTTAACAAGGGAAGAGGGAACGActatgtgtgcatgagtgtggcACAgtcgtgatttttttttcttttgtcttaagTTGCGGAGCCCCTGATGGGCAGCGCATCCTTCTCTCTGGGGAGCAGCCGCTCCAACTGAAGGAGAGGGCCAGACGCAGTGACATCAGAGCCTGCACGTCAGCCTTCCCAAAGGGTGTGCTCAGCCCCCACCCTCCACAACCCCAGCATCACCACGGAGCTCTGGCCCTGCAGCAAGGCGCAGGGTTGGCCTGGAGGCAGAAGGCAAGTGGTGATCTCTGCCAACACTGGCTGCTCTGGTTTCTCTCATCTGTGTCCTGGGCCAGCCCTCCTGTTGGATAAAAGAGACAGTGTGGTTCGGTGGCCCAAGGTGGAGCGTGGGCCAGGAGCTGGGGCCTCTGACCCCGGTACCACAGTCCTTGCCACTGATTATCATATGCCCACGCTagatattttcacttaaaatgtgGGCAATAAAAATACTGACCTGTCTCCACAGCCTGTAACGTTGAAAGGAAGCGGAAAGGAGGACGGGGCACTTTCTAAATACGCCACAGAGGACTTCTAAATAAGCCTGGCTGGGTGCACCAGCGACCAGGGCCGAGCAAGGCAGCGTAAGCAGAGGTTGCCCTGCAGGGAGACAGCTCCCAGCCCGGGGTCAGGGAGGGCCAGCCGCCCCCTCCCTGTACACTAGCTATTTCTCAGCCCTCTTTCAGGAAAAAGGACTTCAGGGGTTTCTACCAGCCCCCACATGTGGCCAGAGTGAGGGACACTGGCGTCTTTTCCAAGTGGAATAAACCAAAGAATTCAGGAAGAAGACAAACACActttctgtcttctctcctcTCGACTTAAGAGGTGCTGAATCTCTGGTCTCCTtctggaaacaaagaaaagaataggGCTCGCTCATACAATGGCCCTTCCATTTTTCCAGCTTGTGATTAGAAAGGGAGGTGATTAGGTGATTATAAATGGTGTTAGGTCTGTGTGCCCCTCTCTCTTGGCCATTTTCTCCAGATTGTACAACTGGActcaaaaatgaaagagcagAGGTTTGAAATAGTCATCAGGGTGTTTCCACTCTGCTAAAATCCACAGCCAATTTTCCTTATTAGTATTACTTCATTAGATTTGCAAGTGTGCACGTGTGCTCATTTGCCCCAgccctgttcaactctttgtgacctcatggcttatagccagccaggctcctctgcccatgggattctccaggcaagaatactggagtgccatgccctcttccagggtatcttcctgacccagggatcgaacctgtacatCCTGAGTcttcccattgcaggcagattcttgtccCCTGAGCCATTGGAGTAGGCACCACAATCGAAAAAGACTCAGCCTTAACAAGAATGAGTTCTGACACAAGATACACCAGGCACattacattaagtgaaataaaccagtcacaaaaggacaaatactgtacgCTTCCACTTATACGATGGACTCAAAAGTCATCAAAtttatggagacagaaagtaaaggtgggtgccagaggctgggggagggggagttagtgtttaatggggacagagtttcagttttggacAATGACAATGTCCTGTGGGTGGTGGTGATGCTTGTACAACAGTAGGAATGTCCTTAATGCCACTAAACTGCACACTCAGAAATGGTTAAGATGGAGAATTGCATGTGTCTTTTACCAGAATAAAAACTGTTGATCTGACATCACTTTCTACTCTTACTACAtacttgggggggtgggggtagggtgtgGGGGGACAGGCATTCCAGTCCCCAGGAAGGGCGGGAGAGTCCTctcagtccttcaccatctctgggcCTAGACCCGAAGATCCTCTGCTTTTCCTGGGATCTAGATTCCAGCCCCTCTGGTCTCATCACCAGGGCCAAGCCAGGGGTCTCACTCAGGCTGCCCACCCCGCTTCCCGCCTCTGGCCCTTTGCTTCAAGGTATGGAGACAGGTCACCCACACTGGAAACACCCGGGCAGCCGGCAGCTGCGGGGTCTGAGGAGAGGGCGGTTTGGGCCTGACAGGCACCTCTGCTCCCTTCTCATCCTCCCTTCGAAGCTGTTCAGGGTCGCCAGCCCCTCTGTCAACTTCGAAACTCTGCGGAAATCCCCACAGGAGCGCACGGCCACCACGCGTACTGCCCACATTCGGCGGCCTCCACGGTGGCCTGGAACGCTCAGCCCACCTTACGGGGTGCTGGCTCTCTCTCCTCGGTCGCTCTCTGTGCCCGGCTTCCCGCGCCCTCTCCAAAGGCCCCTGCAGGACTCCCCACTTGTTAAGTCTTCTCCAAACGGCAGCTCCCGAGAAGCAGCCGCCCGAAGCTCCCCAGAGGCCCTGCAGGACCAAATCGCCCTCCATGAGGCAATTTTGTTTTGTAGCCGTTATCCTCTCCCATcgcccttcccccatccctctgGAAGCTTCTTCGGCTGCAGACCTCTTCATCATGTGGCTGTTTCTTTCCGGAACCTGGTGCTCCCTCCGGGGACTCCTTGGTACTTTCCATCGCTGGCCAAAAGGAGAATGAGAACGCGCGAAGGGCACTAAGGCCCTATCAGGCAGGTGCGAGACGATCTTCCGCCTCCTGTGGCCTGGGGCGCACAGAAGGGAGGACAAGGCGCAGGGGACGGTCCCGAGACCGCAGACGGCCGCTGcacccccggcccccgcccccgggAAGTGGGCTTCGCGGGGCTCCGGATTGCCGAGCGAGTGTGCGGTGCGCGCGCCGGAGGCGGCGTCCGGCCGGCGAGGGAGGAGGCGGGGAGCGCCCGCCCGGGGCCGCGCGGCCAGTCCCCACCTCCGCTCGGCCTCAGCTGCGGCTGCTCCCGTTAGATGGCGCTCGAGGCTTTCCGACCGCTCGCGAAGGTGCGCCCGGCCGGGCACACAAAGCCCCGCGGGCCGGGGGCGGACGCAGCCAGCCAGCGAGGGCGCGCGAGGCCGGGCCCCCGCGGCCGCACGCAGGGCCCCGGGCGCGGGCGGGGCGCTCCCGCGGGGACCTCGGGGCGCCGGCCTCAGCGTCCACCCCTTCAACCCTCCGCCCACTCGGGCTCGGCCCCGGGGCCCGACTGCATTTCCG belongs to Cervus elaphus chromosome 11, mCerEla1.1, whole genome shotgun sequence and includes:
- the LOC122703147 gene encoding translation initiation factor IF-2-like, giving the protein METGHPHWKHPGSRQLRGLRRGRFGPDRHLCSLLILPSKLFRVASPSVNFETLRKSPQERTATTRTAHIRRPPRWPGTLSPPYGVLALSPRSLSVPGFPRPLQRPLQDSPLVKSSPNGSSREAAARSSPEALQDQIALHEAILFCSRYPLPSPFPHPSGSFFGCRPLHHVAVSFRNLVLPPGTPWCETIFRLLWPGAHRREDKAQGTVPRPQTAAAPPAPAPGKWASRGSGLPSECAVRAPEAASGRRGRRRGAPARGRAASPHLRSASAAAAPVRWRSRLSDRSRRCARPGTQSPAGRGRTQPASEGARGRAPAAARRAPGAGGALPRGPRGAGLSVHPFNPPPTRARPRGPTAFPGEKPRGRRGPRGAGRASGSWGPDTSPQIAQARCSRTGRPALRESGLCFAGQQAGAGLVVIGTVR